A single Neoarius graeffei isolate fNeoGra1 chromosome 23, fNeoGra1.pri, whole genome shotgun sequence DNA region contains:
- the LOC132871293 gene encoding LOW QUALITY PROTEIN: semaphorin-4E-like (The sequence of the model RefSeq protein was modified relative to this genomic sequence to represent the inferred CDS: deleted 1 base in 1 codon) — translation MLFLIIILCVLGTNVLTAGRVWPLDSTPRKTISLSSDRGHVFQEEGVWNYSTMLLREDTGVLILGARETIFALDLTNITHKKAMVKWEVTPDMRKTCSYKGKSLETECHNYIRILHKMPDGRMYVCGTNAFNPTCDLMSYTDGNLTLENRQHNGRGKCPFDPFQRYASELVDGELYSATSVNFLGSDMAVMRSLNYTVRSDYSSACVKDPIFIGMKHVAEGKENPEGDDDKIYIFFSETAVEYDSYSKIQVSRVARICKGDRGGKWLLYKKWTSFLKARLDCPVPQSKLPLIIQDVFLFCPGPWRTCMFYGVFTPQTSTSQFSAVCAFRIQDIREVFSEGKFKTLYNNYPVRQWVTYNGEVPDPRPGACINNNARQKGFSKSADLPYKTLQFARDSPLMDQAVTPSSHRPLLVKKGAAFTRIVVASTTALDGSSHQVMFIGTASGSVLKAVDYNGEMVIIEEMQLFKHSEPVKILRLSTTTGQLYAGSEAAVVQVPLSACGHYISCMDCVLARDPYCGWDFSSDSCIAINNTHQETHSEVIQSLRDGNATRCPPFESTKTIKNFQPGSTVELQCQPGSNWAQVKWLVNNHPVKNSNMHRIQHNSLLILTATGSDMDHYTCTSEETFNGKTYTTQIIKYELRLEDFTGPPSIQPVVEKQQNTPLYSQVLVIIPIFMLFAPVSWYFYKRTRGHPDRAHLDVRSHCK, via the exons ATGTTGTTCCTCATCATCATCTTGTGTGTATTGGGTACAAATGTACTGACTGCTGGCCGGGTTTGGCCTTTGGACAGCACACCACGGAAAACAATTTCTTTGAGCA GTGACAGAGGACATGTTTTTCAAGAGGAAGGAGTGTGGAATTACTCCACCATGCTCCTGAGAGAAGACACTGGTGTGCTCATCCTGGGAGCTCGAGAGACCATCTTTGCCCTGGACCTCACAAACATCACCCACAAGAAGGCTATG GTAAAGTGGGAGGTGACTCCAGATATGCGGAAGACATGTTCATACAAAGGGAAAAGTTTGGAG ACCGAGTGTCATAATTACATCCGGATCCTTCATAAAATGCCAGACGGCAGGATGTATGTGTGTGGTACCAATGCTTTCAATCCAACCTGTGATTTAATG TCTTATACAGACGGCAACCTGACTCTGGAAAATAGACAACATAATGGGAGGGGAAAGTGCCCATTTGATCCTTTCCAGAGATACGCCTCTGAACTTGTTG ATGGAGAGCTGTACTCTGCTACATCTGTGAATTTCCTGGGCTCAGACATGGCTGTGATGCGaagcttaaattacactgtacgaTCTGATTACTCGTCTGCTTGTGTCAAAG ACCCCATTTTCATTGGCATGAAGCATGTTGCTGAGGGAAAGGAAAACCCAGAGGGGGATGATGACAAGATTTACATCTTCTTTAGCGAAACAGCTGTTGAGTATGACTCCTACAGTAAGATCCAAGTGTCAAGGGTGGCCCGCATCTGTAAG GGGGATAGAGGAGGAAAGTGGCTACTGTATAAGAAGTGGACTTCATTTCTAAAGGCTCGTCTGGACTGTCCTGTCCCTCAAAGCAAATTGCCTTTAATTATACAGGATGTTTTCCTCTTCTGCCCAGGCCCCTGGAGAACCTGTATGTTCTATGGAGTCTTCACTCCTCAGAC GAGCACATCACAGTTCTCTGCAGTGTGTGCCTTTCGGATACAAGACATCAGGGAAGTGTTCTCTGAAGGCAAATTCAAAACTCTGTACAATAACTATCCTGTTAGACAATGGGTGACGTACAACGGAGAAGTGCCTGACCCCCGTCCTGGAGCT tgTATCAACAATAACGCAAGACAGAAAGGGTTTTCCAAGTCTGCGGATTTGCCGTATAAAACCCTTCAGTTTGCCAGAGACAGCCCCCTGATGGATCAGGCAGTGACTCCGTCCTCTCACCGGCCCCTACTGGTGAAGAAAGGAGCTGCATTTACACGTATAGTGGTGGCCAGCACTACTGCCCTGGATGGGAGCAGCCATCAGGTCATGTTTATTGGCACAG CAAGCGGTTCAGTGCTGAAAGCAGTCGACTATAATGGAGAGATGGTGATCATAGAGGAGATGCAGCTCTTTAAACATTCTGAGCCAGTGAAGATACTGCGCCTCTCCACCACCACG GGTCAGCTGTATGCAGGCTCCGAGGCGGCAGTGGTGCAGGTGCCGCTGAGTGCATGTGGCCATTACATCTCCTGTATGGACTGTGTGCTGGCCAGAGACCCGTACTGTGGCTGGGACTTCTCCTCCGACAGCTGCATTGCTATAAACAACACTCACCAAGAGACACACAG TGAGGTGATTCAGAGTCTGAGAGATGGAAATGCTACACGTTGTCCTCCATTCG AGAGCACAAAGACCATTAAAAACTTCCAGCCGGGTAGTACGGTAGAGTTGCAGTGCCAACCTGGATCAAACTGGGCTCAAGTGAAGTGGCTTGTCAACAATCATCCAGTTAAAAACTCCAACATGCACCGCATTCAACACAACAGCCTGTTGATCCTCACTGCCACAGGCAGCGACATGGACCATTACACCTGCACCTCTGAAGAGACCTTCAATGGCAAAACGTATACCACCCAAATTATTAAATATGAACTGAGGCTGGAGGACTTCACGGGGCCTCCTTCAATCcagccagtggttgagaaacagcaGAACACCCCTCTGTACTCCCAA GTTCTAGTCATCATCCCAATATTTATGTTATTTGCGCCTGTGTCATGGTACTTCTACAAAAG gacccgcggccaccctgaCAGAGCACATCTGGATGTCAGGAGCCACTGCAAATAG